In the genome of Apodemus sylvaticus chromosome 2, mApoSyl1.1, whole genome shotgun sequence, one region contains:
- the Tmem168 gene encoding transmembrane protein 168, whose amino-acid sequence MCKSLRYCVSHCLYLAMTRLEEVNREVNMHSSVRYLGYLARINLLVAICLGLYVRWEKTANSLILVIFILGLFVLGIASILYYYFSMEAASLSLSNLWFGFLLGLLCFLDNSSFKSDVKEETTKYLLLTSIVLRILCALVERISGYVRHRPTLLTTVEFLELVGFAIASTTMLVEKSLSVILLVMALAMLIIDLRMKSFLAIPNLIIFSVLLFFSSLETPQNPIAFACFFICLITDPFLDIYFSGLSVTERWKPFLYRGRLCRRFSVLFAGMIELTFFILSAFKLRDTHLWYFVIPGFSIFGIFWMICHIIFLLTLWGFHTKLNDCHKVFINHRADNNSLDRVMASKGMRHFCLISEQLVFFSLLATAILGAVSWQPTNGIFLSMFLIVLPLESMAHGLFHELGNCLGGTSVGYAIVIPTNFCSPDGQPTLLPPEHVQELNLRSTGMLNAIQRFFAYHMIETYGCDYSTSGLSFDTLHSKLKAFLELRTVDGPRHDTYVLYYSGHTHGSGEWALAGGDILRLDTLLEWWREKNGSFCSRLIIILDSENSTPWVKEVRKINDQYVAVQGAELAKTVDIEEADPPQLGDFTRDWVEYNCNSTNNICWTEKGRTVKAVYGVSKRWSDYTLHLPTGSDVAKHWMLHFPRITYPLVHLANWLCGLNLFWICKACFRCLKRLKMSWFLPTVLDTGQGFKLVKS is encoded by the exons ATGTGTAAATCACTGCGTTACTGCGTTAGTCACTGTCTCTATCTAGCAATGACGAGGCTGGAAGAAGTAAATAGAGAAGTGAACATGCATTCCTCCGTGCGCTATCTCGGCTATCTAGCCAGAATAAACTTACTGGTGGCTATATGTTTAGGCCTTTATGTAAGATGGGAAAAAACAGCCAATTCCTTAATTTTGGTGATTTTTATTCTCGGCCTTTTTGTTCTTGGGATCGCCAGCATACTCTACTATTACTTTTCAATGGAAGCAGCAAGTTTAAGTCTCTCCAATCTCTGGTTTGGGTTTCTGCTTGGCCTTCTGTGTTTTCTTGATAATTCATCCTTTAAAAGTGATGTGAAAGAAGAAACAACCAAATACTTGCTTCTGACATCTATAGTATTAAGGATATTGTGTGCTTTGGTGGAGAGAATTTCTGGATATGTCCGCCATCGGCCTACTTTACTAACCACAGTAGAGTTTCTGGAACTTGTTGGGTTTGCCATCGCCAGCACAACTATGTTGGTGGAGAAGTCTCTGAGTGTAATTTTGCTTGTCATGGCTTTGGCCATGCTCATTATCGACCTGAGAATGAAGTCTTTCCTAGCTATTCCAAACTTAATCATTTTTTCAgtattgttatttttctcttcattggAAACTCCCCAAAATCCAATTGCTTTTGCATGTTTTTTTATTTGCCTGATAACTGATCCTTTTCTTGACATTTATTTTAGTGGACTTTCAGTAACTGAAAGGTGGAAACCATTTCTGTACCGCGGGAGACTTTGCAGGAGATTTTCAGTGCTTTTCGCTGGAATGATTGAGCTTACATTCTTCATTCTTTCAGCATTTAAGCTTAGAGACACTCATCTCTGGTATTTCGTGATACcgggtttttccatttttggaaTTTTCTGGATGATTTGCcatattatttttctgttaaCTCTTTGGGGATTTCATACCAAATTAAATGACTGCCATAAAGTGTTTATCAACCACCGGGCGGATAACAATAGCCTTGATAGAGTCATGGCATCCAAAGGGATGCGTCATTTTTGCTTAATTTCGGAGCAGTTAGTTTTTTTTAGTCTTCTCGCAACAGCAATTTTGGGAGCAGTCTCCTGGCAG CCCACAAATGGAATCTTCTTGAGCATGTTTCTTATTGTTTTGCCACTCGAGTCCATGGCTCATGGGCTCTTCCATGAACTAGGTAACTGCTTAGGAGGAACCTCTGTTGGATATGCTATTGTGATCCCTACCAACTTCTGCAG TCCTGATGGCCAGCCAACACTGCTTCCACCAGAACATGTACAGGAGTTAAATTTGAGGTCTACTGGCATGCTCAATGCCATCCAAAGATTTTTTGCATATCATATGATTGAGACCTATGGATGTGACTATTCCACCAGTGGACTGTCTTTTGATACTCTACATTCCAAACTGAAAGCTTTCCTTGAACTTCGGACAGTGGATGGACCTAGACATGAcacatatgttttatattatagtGGGCACACCCATGGCTCAGGAGAGTGGGCTCTAGCAG GTGGAGACATACTTCGCCTTGATACGCTTTTAGAATGGTGGAGAGAAAAGAATGGTTCCTTCTGTTCCCGGCTTATCATCATCTTAGACAGCGAGAATTCAACCCCATGGGTGAAAGAAGTGAGAAAGATTAATGACCAGTACGTTGCAGTTCAGGGAGCCGAGCTGGCAAAGACAGTAGATATTGAAGAAGCTGACCCGCCACAGCTGGGGGACTTTACTAGAGACTGGGTAGAGTACAACTGTAACTCCACAAACAACATCTGCTGGACTGAGAAGGGACGCACAGTGAAGGCCGTGTATGGTGTGTCAAAGCGCTGGAGTGACTACACTCTGCACCTGCCGACAGGAAGTGATGTGGCCAAGCACTGGATGTTACACTTCCCGCGTATTACATATCCGTTAGTGCATTTGGCAAACTGGTTATGTGGCCTGAACCTCTTTTGGATCTGCAAAGCTTGTTTTAGATGCTTGAAAAGATTAAAAATGAGTTGGTTTCTTCCTACAGTGCTGGACACAGGACAAGGCTTTAAACTTGTCAAATCTTAA